A stretch of the Aythya fuligula isolate bAytFul2 chromosome 18, bAytFul2.pri, whole genome shotgun sequence genome encodes the following:
- the CCDC42 gene encoding LOW QUALITY PROTEIN: coiled-coil domain-containing protein 42 (The sequence of the model RefSeq protein was modified relative to this genomic sequence to represent the inferred CDS: inserted 1 base in 1 codon), whose amino-acid sequence MAMPLELLQPPPMDPSSCTTSDQPGSEVHVCKPKVCRDKLHQEAPRELLVAGAMADTGSEDLPAYFSVQYRQNLLTLLKKLRLTEEDSLCPFIRLQEKKKQAQQMQKTLEEKEEAFRERMEAIACQWRDLQIKEAQLKAYMKKSRRVLQENDKMRTQALKKARREREMKMQKQSELLRAKKELEALKNKHQKLSDRVQKYSIFSKYLEDVVKTSHFEEIQKVIWRYKTLMRMNKDLLQAERGRREASEQAKELLAQYTEEKEEEILKYNNELAQLKLRFDEAHSDVLTWESRWAHIQKIATQRTLELGTIRMAILNLFYCICKQMKRSLSVPADDNHMQLNMVEPTQTLSPCPERGAAITLSCPXGGESPGNSRCPAGSSLFTSWAGDLRKVQQFIQDLTDISLEVKRKDIQKHQQAAKATEL is encoded by the exons GGACAAGCTGCACCAAGAGGCTCCccgggagctgctggtggctggagcAATGGCTGACACAGGCAGTGAGGACCTGCCGGCCTACTTCAGCGTGCAGTACAGGCAGAATCTCCTGACCCTGCTGAA GAAACTCAGACTGACGGAGGAGGACTCTCTGTGTCCATTTATCCGCCTccaggagaagaagaaacaagcCCAACAGATGCAAAAGACTctagaggagaaggaggag GCCTTCAGGGAGAGGATGGAAGCCATCGCCTGCCAGTGGAGGGACCTGCAGATCAAGGAGGCTCAGCTGAAAGCTTACATGAAGAAATCTAGGAGGGTCCTACAG GAAAACGATAAGATGCGAACCCAAGCTCTAAAGAAAGccaggagggaaagagagatgAAGATGCAAAAGCAGAGTGAGCTTTTGAGAGCTAAGAAGGAATTGGAAGCCCTGAAAAATAAGCACCAGAAACTCAGTGACAGAGTGCAGAAGTACTCCATCTTCAGCAAGTACCTGGAGGATGTGGTGAAGACCTCGCAC TTTGAGGAGATCCAGAAAGTCATTTGGCGCTACAAGACGCTGATGAGGATGAACAAAgacctgctgcaggcagaacGGGGGCGCAGGGAAGCATCTGAGCAAGCCAAGGAGCTCCTGGCCCAGTacactgaagagaaagaagaagagatcCTGAAGTACAACAACGAGCTGGCTCAGCTCAAACTGCGCTTTGACGAGGCTCACAGTGATGTCCTCACCTGG GAGTCTCGCTGGGCCCACATTCAGAAGATAGCTACCCAGAGAACCCTGGAGCTGGGGACCATCAGGATGGCCATCCTCAACCTCTTCTACTGCATCTGCAAGCAGATGAAAAGAAGCCTGAGCGTGCCAGCGGATGACAACCACATGCAGCTGAACATGGTAGAGCCAACCCAGACCCTTTCTCCCTGCCCAGAAAGAGGAGCAGCAATAACCCTCAGCTGCC AGGGAGGGGAGAGCCCAGGGAATTCCAGGTGCCCAGCAGGTTCCTCCCTTTTCACCTCTTGGGCAGGGGACCTCAGGAAG GTTCAGCAATTTATCCAAGACCTCACAGACATCTCTCTGGAGGTGAAAAGGAAGGACATACAGAAACACCAACAAGCAGCTAAGGCTACAGAACTATAA